One window from the genome of Nicotiana tomentosiformis chromosome 5, ASM39032v3, whole genome shotgun sequence encodes:
- the LOC104099929 gene encoding uncharacterized protein — MRLQLHFQRSNLPLLVQLKHNSPLNKPQNLPYGKREIHQLAAEKRSLVKPIALQISHKSKIFSRTEISESEAGLNEKSSKLLVLGAVSVGVMLFLLGFDDQNKALALGPEGPLMEEFWDNMRRYAIYALTVSTGVLWAVFEPIYELLKNPISAILILVIMGGSFYIVSQVVSAMVGITDFAYDYNY, encoded by the coding sequence ATGAGACTTCAACTCCATTTCCAACGCTCTAATCTTCCATTGCTCGTCCAACTCAAGCACAATTCACCCCTTAATAAACCTCAAAATTTGCCATATGGGAAGAGAGAAATTCACCAGCTAGCTGCAGAAAAAAGAAGCTTAGTTAAACCAATAGCTCTACAAATCTCGCACAAATCCAAGATATTTTCAAGAACTGAAATTTCTGAGTCTGAAGCTGGTTTAAATGAGAAAAGTTCAAAGCTTTTAGTATTGGGAGCTGTATCTGTTGGGGTAATGCTGTTTTTACTGGGATTTGATGATCAAAACAAGGCATTAGCATTGGGTCCTGAAGGTCCATTAATGGAGGAATTTTGGGATAATATGAGGAGATATGCAATTTATGCATTGACAGTTAGTACTGGAGTTCTTTGGGCTGTTTTTGAACCCATTTATGAGCTGTTGAAGAATCCCATTTCTGCAATTTTAATATTGGTTATTATGGGAGGCAGTTTTTATATTGTTTCTCAAGTGGTATCAGCTATGGTCGGTATTACTGACTTTGCTTATGATTATAACTATTAG
- the LOC108945754 gene encoding TPD1 protein homolog 1-like, with translation MKSLFLVYMVLLLVSFSVMHINHALEQAEKGGAIQERALIPRQKYTVTSARKLLRLPDIGDGDGDGTGDDGDDNDNGDSGDDGDDQGDGSENRIGPSSCSKDSIQVNQGDTAPLPNGIPTYTVIIENACYSGGSCTVSNIHLSCGWFSSARLINPRIFRRLSYNDCLVNDGEPLSPGQSLTFQYANTFKYPLSVSSIAC, from the exons ATGAAGAGTCTTTTCCTGGTCTATATGGTTTTGTTGCTTGTTTCATTCTCTG TAATGCACATTAATCATGCATTGGAACAAGCTGAGAAAGGTGGTGCAATTCAAGAAAGAGCCCTAATTCCCAGGCAAAAATACACTGTCACTTCTGCTCGGAAATTACTACGCCTTCCTG ATATTGGTGATGGTGATGGTGATGGTACTGGTGATGACGGTGATGATAATGATAATGGTGACAGTGGGGATGATGGCGATGATCAAGGCGATGGCTCGGAGAATAGAATAGGGCCATCATCATGTTCAAAAGACAGCATCCAAGTAAACCAAGGTGACACAGCGCCACTTCCAAATGGCATTCCAACATACACAGTCATAATCGAAAATGCATGTTACTCAGGAGGAAGTTGCACTGTGTCCAACATTCACTTGAGTTGTGGCTGGTTTAGTTCAGCAAGGCTCATAAATCCTAGAATTTTCAGAAGACTTAGTTATAATGATTGCCTTGTTAATGATGGAGAGCCTCTCAGTCCTGGACAATCCCTCACTTTTCAATATGCTAATACTTTTAAATATCCTCTTTCTGTTTCTTCCATTGCCTGTTAG
- the LOC138893227 gene encoding uncharacterized protein: MAKTSKTVLQKEKASCSSSRPSSAIPWMPQAVPDLEDWVRKLASTSTYAERAWRDLAKGIWEAKNHGLTKDAILRSSSGEEETKSLVPKSGEDKKRKTASQSEDPKPKPRRVRRKLIALMIDSVKKLRDEEDEEEENASALTVRPRKAVEVTKPSEPTVAAKIKPRVEEASKKKSGEDPELPEVEIISRPSVTISDGVGFDTSKIDQSVPSDLLGTMTADHFPSLPTFSEEALREARELKTPDIGGGSSAFTKFRADLSHCETELQKVSEERNALKLLCGQKDETIKDLQVDLAKAHEEEAELDKQVSILLIKYELDATVEANTSLSQLQQKVERIDLLRGEADQVKADCDQWKENMDRLDAEKKNLGQTIIGRGSTLGRQREKFSPSQEDRGA; this comes from the exons ATGGCGAAAACCTCAAAAACCGTActgcagaaggagaaagcttcctgcTCCTCTTCCCGGCCGTCCAGCG CTATCCCTTGGATGCCTCAAGCGGTACCTGATCTCgaagattgggttcggaagttagcctcaacttccacttatgccgaacgcgcatggcgtgatttggcaaagggcatatgggaggccaagaaccacg GCCTgaccaaggatgccattttgaggtCTTCAAGTGGCGAGGAAGAAACCAAGTCCCTTGTTCCGAAGTCGGGGGAAGACAAAAAGAGGAAAACTGCCTCGCAGtctgaggaccccaagcccaaacctcgaagggtgaggaggaaattAATCGCTCTCATGATAGACTCGGTTAAAAAACTGAGagacgaagaagatgaagaagaggaaaatgcCTCGGCACTGACGGTCCGACCTAGGAAAGCCGTCGAGGTCACCAAACCTTCTGAGCCGACGGTGGCTGCTAAAATCAAGCCTCGTGTCGAGGAGGCTTCCAAAAAGAAATCGGGCGAGGATCCCGAGTTACCAGAGGTTGAGATCATTTCTCGGCCATCTGTAACTATATCGGACGGGGTCGGTTTTGATACCTCGAAGATCGATCAGAGCGTCCCGAGTGACTTGCTTGGGACCATGACAGCAGATCACTTCCCTTCTCTTCcgactttttctgaggaggcactaagggaggctcgagagttgaagacccctgatataggcggaggctctagt GCCTTCACCAAGTTTCGAGCTGACCTTAGCCATTGTGAAACAGAGCTCCAAAAGGTCTCGGAGGAGAGGAACGCTCTGAAGCTTCTTTGCGGCCAAAAAGACGAAACTATAAAGGACCTTCAAGTggatttggccaaggctcatGAGGAAGAGGCCGAGCTAGATAAGCAGGTAAGCATCCTTTTGATAAAGTACGAACTCGACGCAACTGTAGAGGCTAATACTTcattatctcagctgcagcaaaaggttgaaaggatTGACCTGCTTCGGGGAGAAGCCGATCAGGTGAAGGCCGATTGTGATCAAtggaaggagaatatggaccGCCTGGATGCGGAAAAAAAAAACCTTGGCCAAACTATCATTGGCCGAGGTTCAACTTTGGGGCGTCAAAGAGAAAAGTTCAGCCcaagccaagaggatcgaggagcttga
- the LOC104099938 gene encoding uncharacterized protein, translating to MATLSRFFQSACTIVLGYGNQISSQETEKIQKIKMKKEDDHSEVCASSSLSEGFQMPLHYPRYKKGDYEKMEEWKLDILLKQYGFLNFNGTLDEKRTFAMGAFLWPDQF from the coding sequence atggccacTTTGAGCCGATTTTTCCAATCTGCATGCACTATAGTTTTAGGATATGGGAACCAAATTTCAAGTCAAGAAACTGAGAAAATACAGAAGATTAAGATGAAAAAAGAAGACGATCATAGTGAAGTTTGTGCTTCATCTTCATTGTCAGAAGGATTTCAGATGCCACTTCATTATCCACGTTACAAGAAGGGAGATTATGAGAAGATGGAAGAATGGAAATTAGACATTCTTCTCAAGCAATATGGTTTCTTGAATTTTAATGGGACTTTGGACGAGAAAAGAACATTTGCTATGGGTGCATTTTTATGGCCTGATCAATTTTGA